In Sulfuriferula plumbiphila, the genomic window ATGTATTGATCAGATAGCCAAGCCCGAACTGGCCGGAAACCATTTCTCCCGCCACCAGTGAAAACCAGGCGACACCGACGGATATTTGCAGGCCGGTAAAAATGAACGGCATGGCGCCCGGCACAATCACTTCCCTGAAGGATTGCCACCGACTCGCACCCAGGCATGAGGCCGCCCGAATATAGGACTCGTCGATAGAATCGACGCCGAGCATGGTATTCAGGGCGGTGGCGAAAAAAGAAGCGAGAAAAGTAAGAAAAATGACCGGGGTTTCGGAGCCGCTGAACATCAAGATTGCCAATGGCACCCACGCGAGAACAGGGATGGGACGCAGGGTTTCAAAAAGAGGAAAGATGTATTCGCGAAACTTCTTGGACCAGCCCAAAAACAATCCGAGCGGCACACCTAAAAGTGTTGCCAGGAAAAACGCAATCCCCACACGGCGAACGCTGATCCAGATGTCATGGTAATACTCGGGGGTATAAAGCGACACACCATAGACTGGATTTTTACTGAAAAGCTCTTTTACAACCACGGTCAGTCCAGGCATATCTTCGAAGCGGGGCAATTTCCAGACCTCGACAGCGAAGTACCAAAAGCCCAATAGAATCGCGAATCCGGTGATCATCAGATAAGGATCAGGGCTCTTCACCCACTGCGACACGCGAAACAGCGTCAAGGTCAAGCCGGTTGCCATGGTAGCTTGCAGCTGGGGCAGAGTCTGCTCTCCGGGGGGAAAATGACGCACCTGCGTAGCCACTGCTTCCGGCAGGGTAAATTCCTTGTTGATCATGGTGGCAAAGCGGCTCATGACAACATCGCCAATAGAAGGGGACGCCTTGAAAAGATTGATCAGATCCTCGCCGTTAATCCGGATAAGCTCAGTCCGTTCCAGGCAGACGGTTTTCGCCAAACGTTTGCGCTGGCCTTCGAGCACGGCTGCCCATCCGAACACGCCGCCGCTGTATACGGTTTTATCCGGATGGATCGCATGAGCGTCTATTCCGAGAGTGTGCTGCACGCTGCCTGAGGACACAACGTATATATCTTCAGCCTTATCACCTATTTGATAAAGTACATCGCCCCGCGCGTGTGACTCCCACTTAGCAAGCCCGGCGATAGCCAGGAGCATACTGTCCGGCACCATCTGGAACGGCATTGTGCGTTTCAACAAGGCTATGAGTTGTTCCATTAATCCTCCGTGTGGCATATTTTTGGATTCATTTAGGGGCTTTGGAAACGTCTTGTGCCTGGATGCTCCCCAGAGGTAAGCGAACACCGGCGTCCTTGGCAATCTTGCGTGCGACCGAGTCATCCAGCACACCCGCAGGTGCCTGATCCACGTTGATTATTTTGTTCTTGTAAAGAAACTGGTAGATGCCGACGAGTTGATTACGAATACGGTCGTCGAAGACAAACGGCTTTTCGTCCTTGATCGGACTGCCACCAGCGTATGCGGGTATCCTGCCGTATTCGGAGAACCAGGCCATCGGGACGGTAATCCCGTTGGTCTGCCCTTTGACGATCTCGGCAACCTTGACCCAGTTTTTCGGGTTCAGCACGAAGCGCTGCGCTTCCAGTTCGGTCTTCAACCAGTCTTCGACGATATCCGGCCGCTGCTTCATGAAATCTTCGCGCATCGCGATAAAGCCGGAATCGGGCATGCCGAACGTATTCCCGGTGACTGCGTATTTCGCGATTCCCTCGCCAACCAGGTTGCCGATTCTCGATGCCGTGGGTTCCCAGAGCACAACGGCATCGAGTTTCTTCGCGCGCATGTTGGTGCTAAGAACCTCGAGCGACTGGTTCATGATCGCCGCCGGCTTGATTTTTGATTTCTCTATAACGTAGCCCAGAAAGCGATCCGCGCAACTGCCTTTCGGTGTTGCAATGGTCTTGCCATTCAGCCACTTGACGGCTTCTTCGGGGGATTTGAAGTTCGGTGCGTCGGCGCGCACCATAATCACATTGCAACGCTGTCCCGGAGAAAATCCGGTGTTGGCCACCAGCTTGATTTTGGCCACATCCTGCTTGGTCGTTGCCACTACCGCAGGCATGTCGCCGAGATAACCAATTTGTTGCTTACCCGCGAGCATTTGATTGACGATGATCGAACCTTGCAGACCACCCTGGAATTGGACCTCGCTACCGGGGGGCAAATATTTCTTCCACAGTCCCAATGCGCGGATTACCGCTGCCGAGTACGAAACAGTGTCGTAGGGCTGGTAACCGACAGTCAGCTTCACTGGTTCGGCCGCGCGCACTGCAGTCAGCTGGACAACATTGAAAATTATCAGTGCTAACGCAAGCATGGCGGTTTTAGCGTGTGATTTCATTACAGCTCCTTGATTATTATTATTAACTCGGCCATCAAATCTGGCGTGCATTTCGCCCTCAAACCCGCATGAATAAAGGGCTAGCTTAAGCGATTTGATGGTCGGCTCTATAGATATGTGAGCTACTTGCCTTTGTAGTCGGTTTCAGGCAACGCCTTAATCACGCCAACCGGGGATGTGAGTCCGCGCTCCTTCAATATTGCCTGGGTAAACTCCGGCATGACAGCGTCCGGCCGCAGCTTGTCCACATCGATACTCTTGATGGAGTGAAGAAACTTGGTCGCCCTCGTGATCAGGTCCGAAGCTTCCGGAGTGATTGTATAAGGCAGCACTAGCCGTACTGGCGTACCACCCTGAGCATCCGGAATCCTGCCGTACAGGGCACTCCACAGCTCCTTCTCTTTAAATCCGGTGGTTTGCGCCAACACCATGCGGATTACTGCATCGGCATTCTTCGGGTCCGCCATGTATTGCTCTGCATCCAGCTCTGCATTGAGCCACGCCTTGACCACATCCGGGCGCTGTTTGATGAGGTCGGCGCGCATCACCAGGAACGCGCCGTCGTGTTCATTCACCGCATTGCCGGACGCAATACGCTTGGCGAGACCTTCTGCCACCAGACGCGACGCGGTTGGCTCCCAGATGACCGCAGCATCGATCTTGCCGACCCGAAAACCGCTGGTAATGACTTCAATGTTTTGATTCAGATAAGCCGAAGGCTTAACACCCATTTTCTCGAACACGGCTTGCGCGAAACGGTCTGCGCAGGCGCCCTTGGGCACCGCCACCTGTTTTCCGTTCAGCCAATTGATGGCCTCTTTCTGATTGGCAAACTTCGGGGCGTCGGTTCTTGCGAGAAAGTTGTTGCATTGATCAACGCCCAAACCCACTGTCGCAACGATGCGCAAATCCGCGACATTCTCTTTGGTGGTAGAGACGATAGCCGGCATGTCTCCCATGTAACCGATTTGCTGTTTGCCGGCGAGCATTGCATTGACGATAATGGCACCCTGCAAGCCGACCGCGAACTCCACGGTTGATCCCTTGGGCAAGTATTTTTCATAAAACTTCATGGGCCGCATCACCACACCGGACCAGGACTCCGTATAGTAAGGCTGGTAACCCACCACCAAATGGACTGGACTCCCCACCTTGCCGTAATCCAGTTCACCCGCGAACGCGGAAGACACGCTGCCCCCCGCGGTAAAGCCAAAAATCGTGGCCAAGACTACTAACGTGACACGTACCCATCGATTAATAAAGCATGCCATGATGAACTCCTCCTATTGTTAAATACTTCCCAAATAGGGTCGTATTAAAAATACGCTTCTTTGTTAGTTCCCGTTCGTATCCAGATGAGGTGGGAACTGACGTTGGCGTAAAATCTCCTTAGCAAGTTAAAGCTTGGGCTATTTTTCCCCCGGGGAGCCCAGATGCCGGGTGATCAGGGTCGAAAGCTTGCGCATGACGAGATACCCGGAAGCCGGATCAGATTCGAGGACTTTCAGGGTTTCCTCGCCGTTCAGTCGCAGCAGAGCCGACTTTTCCAGGCAGGTAGCTTTGGCAATGCGGCGGGGTTGATGCTCGAGCAGCGCCGCCCAGCCGAACACCTCGCCTTTGCGCAGAACAAAACCGGCGGGGCTGGTACCATCGCGGCCAATGAGAAATTCGACGCGGCCAGATTCAAGAATATAGAGATCGTCAGTCGGATCACCGATGTTGTAGAGGGTGCTGCCGCTTTCGTATTCTTCGCGACATGCGAGCTGATCAAGCCTTTGCAGCGTATCGTCAGAAATGTCCATAAACAACTGCGCCGCTTTCAGCGCGCTGGATTGCAGCACGAATATCTCACCATCCTCGACCTTGACTTCGTATTTTTCCAGAGGGGCTTCGGCGAGACCAAGCGCTTTCCCGGTAGTAATATCCCACTGCCATAAATGCTGGTGACAGGTGAGCACCGCGCCATCATAATATCCTTCGGCCAGACAGACTTCCTGGTGGGGGCAAATGCCTTGATAAGCGTAATAGCAGTCTCCGGCGTTGGCGATCAGGACTTTCAGCCCACCTTCAATGTCATAGTCCTTCATCCCGTTGGTAGGAATTTCGGCCGAATTGCATATGCGTATCTTGCTCATACCGCATTCCTAACTGAATTTGTCATAGCAAATATTATCGGTGGTCAATCTCGCCTGTAGCAGTATGCGGACGGCAGCATCCACCATCGGTGGTGGGCCGGCGAGATAGGCCCTGACGTTTTGATAGCGGTCTTGCATATGACGTCCCGCTACCTCGTGCACAAAACCCTTGTCAAACGCCAGTTGCGGATAGTCAGCCAGGGCGGAGGCGGGTGCATCCTCTCTTGACAGGGCGATGGTTATATTCAGTTTGTCGCCGCACTGGGCGCGTAACTGGGAGAATTCATGGAGAAAAAAGGCGTCCTTCATTGTTTGCACCCCGAAGAACACATCACCCTTATATTGAGTGAAATAGCCGTCCTGCGCAGCCCGCGACAGAATGGACATCATTCCGGCGATGCCGCTGCCACCGGCGATACAAAGAATGTTTTTGGCCAGGCTCGGATAAAAAGTCGCGCGCCCCAAAGGACCGAATAGTTCAACTTCCACGCCCTCGCACTGGTTATTGAACAGCCATTCGGAAATACCTCCTCCGGGCTTTTTCTTGACAACAAAGTTGAGCGTTTCCGCATGACGCTGATAATTCACCATGGACCAGCCGCGAAAGCCTGCCACTCCGGGCACCTGGATCATCACAAACTGGCCGGCGTCAAACTCCATCGCCTGGTTCAGGTCGATCTGGAGATGAATCACATCAGGAGTCAAAAGCTTTACAGAGCTTATACGCCCGTTTATTGAGGCAGGCACACAGGCACCTGCACCCATGGTCTGGACAAAGCTTGACACTTCAATTGAGACGTCAGTTTTAGCTGTACACTGACACATCAGAAACTCGTCCTGACCTTTCAGATACTTGCGCCCTGGAGCCTCGGGCCAGGGATCAGAAATCTCCCCTGAGATCAACCGGGCTTTACATGTTCCACACGTTCCACTACCACATTCATAAGGCAGGTCGACAGCGCTACTCAACCCGGCATAGAGTATTTTTTTGCCATCAGCAGCATCAAAATGATGTGCCCGGTTTCTGGCGTTGAGCTGGATTTTCATGGTGTTGTTCGGCGCAGGGGCTTATCAGAATGGAATGTGAGAGCCGAAACCGAACAGCCGCGTATCAAGGCGGATATTGCGATCCAGCAATTTCGGGCCGCCGTCCCCAAGTGCGATAGTGTCGTAAACTTTACCCACCACAAACAGCTCGGTTGCACCGCCGTCAAGCGATGTCTTGAAGACCTGCAGCGCGCTGATCACTTTGGCTTGTTGCCTGGCTTCGTCGTGGTCAACTATATACACCGTGGCGTGACGGCTGAGCGGCGAATGGTCGCTGTTGTGCTTGGGTAGATTATCGAATAACGTCTTCATCCCCGCCTTGTCATGCTCAAGCCAGGTCATTTCTTTGCGGATTTCCGGACTGTAGGCGGTAATGGCATAGTGAAACGCCGGATCGCACAATTCCAGGTAACCCGCAAAGTCCTTGGCGTCCAATGCAAGGCAAGATCGGTAAATTAGCTCATTGATAGATTGTTTGGGTTCCACGCTAATCCTCTATAAAGTAATGAAATGAAAGTTTGCGAATAGATGCACTCACGCCGCAGCGGAGTCCTCTTTTTTAACATAGGGATCGGATGCCATGCGCCCCATGCGCTTGCTCCACTCGGCGTAAAAATGCCGCATTCCAATCTCATCGTGTATCGTCGAATTTTCTTCACGACCATGAATAACCCATTTGCTGTCGGTACGCTCACGCATGGCCAGTCCCTGCCCATGCACCGCCAATAGATCTTCATGCAGGTTGCGACCGAACGGCCCCCATATCTGGTTGTGATCGCGGATCCGCTCGGCGCGCTGCTCGGGCGTGTCGCTCTTCAGCCCCAGCCCGCGGAACTCGATAAGCAGTTTGTTCGGTCCCAAAGGAATGGCCGTGTCCATACGCAACACCGAGGTGCGCAGGTTGTAAGTCATGCCGGGGAAAATATCGATCAGTATCCAGCCACCTGGCGCCAACCCCGGCCAACCCACACCGCGCTCCTTGCTGCCTTCGTAAGCATCGTATTTGATCGCCATTGAACCCACTGACGCGTGACCATTCGGATAACCTGTGTACTTGCGATCAAAGTAGCCTGGTTGGATCATGCCAGTGATGCGGTTGAAGTAGTGTACGTAGTCATGATAGAACTCGCTGTTGGTGTCATGCCACAGCTTGTAATTGGTGTTGACGATCGCCTTGTGATAATGGATGACCTCCAAAGGCATGCTGAGATTCTCGTCCAGCATCCCCATCGCATCGCCTATGTATTCCTCCAGCGTGCAGCTATCATCATCCACATTTACCCAGACGAAGCCGCCGTAGCCGATTGCGCTTTTGACTTCGCGCAGACCAGCGTCCTTGCAGCCGAAGCGTTCTTGATAGCCTTCCTTGCCGCGGGTAATATCTATGCAATCCCCTTTGGGATTAAATGACCAGGCATGAAAAATACAGGTGATGCGTTTGGCGTTGCCGACGGGATCGTAGAGGAGCGTGTTGCCGCGGTGCGGACAGATGTTGTAGAAGCTGCGCACTTTCATGTCTTCGCCGCGAATAACGAAGATTGGCTCGCCACCCGGATGGCTGAAAGTCCGGTAATCGTAGGCGTTCGGCAGTTCCGATTCGTGACAGGCGATAATCCAGCACTTATTAAAAATCTTTTCC contains:
- a CDS encoding ABC transporter permease subunit; its protein translation is MEQLIALLKRTMPFQMVPDSMLLAIAGLAKWESHARGDVLYQIGDKAEDIYVVSSGSVQHTLGIDAHAIHPDKTVYSGGVFGWAAVLEGQRKRLAKTVCLERTELIRINGEDLINLFKASPSIGDVVMSRFATMINKEFTLPEAVATQVRHFPPGEQTLPQLQATMATGLTLTLFRVSQWVKSPDPYLMITGFAILLGFWYFAVEVWKLPRFEDMPGLTVVVKELFSKNPVYGVSLYTPEYYHDIWISVRRVGIAFFLATLLGVPLGLFLGWSKKFREYIFPLFETLRPIPVLAWVPLAILMFSGSETPVIFLTFLASFFATALNTMLGVDSIDESYIRAASCLGASRWQSFREVIVPGAMPFIFTGLQISVGVAWFSLVAGEMVSGQFGLGYLINTSYTMVRYPTIVIGMITLGAVGYSTSALVRMIGDYMMQWRVRELALGGR
- a CDS encoding ABC transporter substrate-binding protein; translated protein: MHARFDGRVNNNNQGAVMKSHAKTAMLALALIIFNVVQLTAVRAAEPVKLTVGYQPYDTVSYSAAVIRALGLWKKYLPPGSEVQFQGGLQGSIIVNQMLAGKQQIGYLGDMPAVVATTKQDVAKIKLVANTGFSPGQRCNVIMVRADAPNFKSPEEAVKWLNGKTIATPKGSCADRFLGYVIEKSKIKPAAIMNQSLEVLSTNMRAKKLDAVVLWEPTASRIGNLVGEGIAKYAVTGNTFGMPDSGFIAMREDFMKQRPDIVEDWLKTELEAQRFVLNPKNWVKVAEIVKGQTNGITVPMAWFSEYGRIPAYAGGSPIKDEKPFVFDDRIRNQLVGIYQFLYKNKIINVDQAPAGVLDDSVARKIAKDAGVRLPLGSIQAQDVSKAPK
- a CDS encoding ABC transporter substrate-binding protein codes for the protein MACFINRWVRVTLVVLATIFGFTAGGSVSSAFAGELDYGKVGSPVHLVVGYQPYYTESWSGVVMRPMKFYEKYLPKGSTVEFAVGLQGAIIVNAMLAGKQQIGYMGDMPAIVSTTKENVADLRIVATVGLGVDQCNNFLARTDAPKFANQKEAINWLNGKQVAVPKGACADRFAQAVFEKMGVKPSAYLNQNIEVITSGFRVGKIDAAVIWEPTASRLVAEGLAKRIASGNAVNEHDGAFLVMRADLIKQRPDVVKAWLNAELDAEQYMADPKNADAVIRMVLAQTTGFKEKELWSALYGRIPDAQGGTPVRLVLPYTITPEASDLITRATKFLHSIKSIDVDKLRPDAVMPEFTQAILKERGLTSPVGVIKALPETDYKGK
- a CDS encoding cyclic nucleotide-binding domain-containing protein gives rise to the protein MSKIRICNSAEIPTNGMKDYDIEGGLKVLIANAGDCYYAYQGICPHQEVCLAEGYYDGAVLTCHQHLWQWDITTGKALGLAEAPLEKYEVKVEDGEIFVLQSSALKAAQLFMDISDDTLQRLDQLACREEYESGSTLYNIGDPTDDLYILESGRVEFLIGRDGTSPAGFVLRKGEVFGWAALLEHQPRRIAKATCLEKSALLRLNGEETLKVLESDPASGYLVMRKLSTLITRHLGSPGEK
- a CDS encoding 2Fe-2S iron-sulfur cluster-binding protein; translation: MKIQLNARNRAHHFDAADGKKILYAGLSSAVDLPYECGSGTCGTCKARLISGEISDPWPEAPGRKYLKGQDEFLMCQCTAKTDVSIEVSSFVQTMGAGACVPASINGRISSVKLLTPDVIHLQIDLNQAMEFDAGQFVMIQVPGVAGFRGWSMVNYQRHAETLNFVVKKKPGGGISEWLFNNQCEGVEVELFGPLGRATFYPSLAKNILCIAGGSGIAGMMSILSRAAQDGYFTQYKGDVFFGVQTMKDAFFLHEFSQLRAQCGDKLNITIALSREDAPASALADYPQLAFDKGFVHEVAGRHMQDRYQNVRAYLAGPPPMVDAAVRILLQARLTTDNICYDKFS
- a CDS encoding aromatic-ring-hydroxylating dioxygenase subunit beta, with product MEPKQSINELIYRSCLALDAKDFAGYLELCDPAFHYAITAYSPEIRKEMTWLEHDKAGMKTLFDNLPKHNSDHSPLSRHATVYIVDHDEARQQAKVISALQVFKTSLDGGATELFVVGKVYDTIALGDGGPKLLDRNIRLDTRLFGFGSHIPF
- a CDS encoding aromatic ring-hydroxylating oxygenase subunit alpha, which translates into the protein MSRTEIEWKERPKFPPTHFVDTGIYTDEQIFREEQEKIFNKCWIIACHESELPNAYDYRTFSHPGGEPIFVIRGEDMKVRSFYNICPHRGNTLLYDPVGNAKRITCIFHAWSFNPKGDCIDITRGKEGYQERFGCKDAGLREVKSAIGYGGFVWVNVDDDSCTLEEYIGDAMGMLDENLSMPLEVIHYHKAIVNTNYKLWHDTNSEFYHDYVHYFNRITGMIQPGYFDRKYTGYPNGHASVGSMAIKYDAYEGSKERGVGWPGLAPGGWILIDIFPGMTYNLRTSVLRMDTAIPLGPNKLLIEFRGLGLKSDTPEQRAERIRDHNQIWGPFGRNLHEDLLAVHGQGLAMRERTDSKWVIHGREENSTIHDEIGMRHFYAEWSKRMGRMASDPYVKKEDSAAA